From a region of the Rhipicephalus microplus isolate Deutch F79 chromosome X, USDA_Rmic, whole genome shotgun sequence genome:
- the LOC142775247 gene encoding uncharacterized protein LOC142775247, with protein MSPPGIGEARTLRLDYDRLRPLSYPATSIAPMSFSIDSLDSRESYMYSRNAGAALFLPREALSCGRSSVGVGKARKPCKEYGLLRPLSYPARVVVLTYFSIDSADSRQKYIDSERLDLRGFCRTTSFVEHEAAAEVGEARMQCEEYDHVAATLVPSNKPAAVGQARMQREDYDRLRPLSYPAASVALMSFSIDPPESRENYMVSDRLQLHDLGGTRPIAVGNPKCPLEQPEHIPSAHQDLARDF; from the exons ATGTCACCTCCCGGGATTGGCGAGGCAAGAACGCTGCGCTTAGACTACGACCGGTTGCGGCCTCTGTCGTACCCAGCCACAAGCATTGCCCCCATGTCCTTTAGCATCGACTCTCTTGACTCCCGGGAGAGCTATATGTACTCGCGGAACGCTGGAGCTGCGCTGTTTCTGCCGAGGGAGGCCCTTTCTTGTGGACGAAGTAGTGTCGGAGTCGGCAAggcaagaaagccgtgcaaggAGTATGGCCTGTTGCGGCCACTGTCGTACCCAGCCAGAGTCGTAGTCCTCACGTACTTCAGCATCGACTCTGCCGACTCCCGGCAAAAATACATCGACTCGGAGAGGCTAGACCTGCGTGGTTTCTGCCGAACTACGTCCTTCGTTGAGCACGAAGCAGCTGCCGAAGTCGGGGAGGCCAGGATGCAGTGCGAGGAGTACGACCATGTCGCGGCCACTCTCGTACCCAGCAACAAGC CTGCTGCAGTCGGCCAGGCCAGGATGCAGCGCGAGGACTATGACAGGTTGCGGCCACTGTCGTACCCAGCAGCAAGCGTAGCCCTCATGTCCTTCAGCATCGACCCTCCCGAGTCCCGGGAGAACTACATGGTGTCAGATAGGCTGCAGCTTCACGACCTCGGCGGGACCAGACCTATTGCGGTCGGGAATCCAAAATGCCCTTTGGAACAACCCGAACACATTCCTTCAGCACACCAAGACTTAGCAC GGGATTTTTGA